In Oharaeibacter diazotrophicus, the genomic window GATGGCGGGCGAAGGCCCAGGCCGCCTCCGGCGTCCCGGCGATCGCGCCCTGGGTCTGCAGGCCCGCCCGCGCCAGACGCCGCCGCGCCGCCGCGCCGAGCCCGCGCTCGCCGCCGAAGAGATGGGCGCAGCCGGTGACGTCGAGCACGAGGCCGTCGTGCCCGCGCAGCGCCACCAGCGGCGTGAAGATCTCCATGGCCTCGGCCGAGCCGCGCAGCAGCGCCGCGTCGGCCTCCGGCGCGGCGTCGGCGGTGGCGACGTCCGGCACCAGCGCGCGCGCCTCGGCCAGCGCCATGCCGGGCGCGAGCCCGAGCGCCGCCGCCGCGCCGTCGACGGCGACGAGGCGCAGCGCGCCGCGCTCCTTGGCGACCAGCACGAGCGGACGCTCATCCCGTCTGCCGGCGACGGCCTCGATCTGCCGCAGCCGGTCCGTCGGGAGCCAGGGGAACCACAGCGCCAGATAGCGGCGCGGCGCGGCGGGGGCCGGCGGCGACGGCGACCGCGTCGGCGTCGCGGAGGCGGAATTGGCGGACATCGCGATCCCACTCCAGGTGATAAGAGAGCCCTTCCCGCCCGCTCCGGTCCCTGAGCAGCACGAGTTCCAGCGCCGGCGGCCCCGGCGCGCGGGCGGAAAGGGCGCGCGAGGCGAGCGCGCGCACCCGCCAGCGCGTCTCGGCCGCGCTCGGCGTCGGCGCGGCGGCGGTGCGGGCGACCAGCACCGGCACGCCCGTCTCGCGGGCGGCGAGCGCGAGCCGACGGCTGGCCGTGAGGTCGTAGGGACGCGCCTCGCCCCAGAGTTCCAGGACGACGCCGCCGAGCGCGGCACAGCGCGCGCCCTCGAGCGCCGCCTGCAGGGCCGACAGCGGATCGCGCGGCAGCACCAGCACCACCCGGCCGGGGTCGATCCCGAGTTCGCGCAGGCCCGCGGCGGACGGCATCCCGGCCTCGCGGTTCTGCTCGGCCTGCCGGACCCACAGCACCGCCCCCGCCCGGCCGGCCCCGCCCATCGCCAGCAGGCAGCCCGACAGGCAGACGGCCTCGGCCTGCCCCGCCGCGTAGACCTCGTGCAGGCCGTCGGCGGCGAAGGCGGGACCGGACCCGAAACTGGCGAGAGCGACGGCCATGACTTCCACGATCCACCCCCGCCCGGGACGCCGGGCGGCGGGACGATGTTCCTATTTTGTTCCCAAAATCCCCGACCCGTCGCCGCGAGTCAAGGCGAAGCCGGGCGCGCGGGGCCGGCGGCGGCGAAAGGCTGGGGACGGATCGGGGCGGGGGTGCCGTTGACGAGAATGCGCGGCCGCGCTCCACTGGAACGCGTACGGATCTCGCCCGAGTCCGGGCCGGATCGCCATGGCGGTGAGCCCGATTTCGGGATGGATGACGAAGATGTTCGCGACGGGGAGGAGCCGACATGACGATCGACGAGGCCGCGGCAGAACTGGCGCGGATGCATCGGCTGGCCGGGCCGAGCCGTGAACAGGCGGTCGCCATCCATCTGTTCGGGATCGTCTACGCCAGGGAGATCGCCGGCATGTTGATTAGAGAATTCGGCCTGTTTTCATTTTTCTTTCATGTGTCATTCGTATTCGCCGCTCAGTTTACGCTCATGCAAGATACAATCGTTCTGCGCGAGTACCGCGGTCAATTCACCGGATAAGACAATGAAAAAGCCAGATTGGTTCAAAATAAACGAAGAGTCAACACCCATCGTCATGAAACGTATTGCGGTAAGTGTCTCAGATATAAAAATGACATCCCAAGTTCGATCATCATCTTTGATGGCGCATTGGTTCTTACTTGATACGTTGCTTCTGGCAAATCAGGCGAACCGGGAGGGGATGCACGCCAACGCCTTGGCACTGACGCGACAATGCGTTGAAGCGATCAGCATCATCGAACTCGGCGTGTGCGGCCACCCCGACGCCGAAGCAACATTGCTGAGATGGGATTCGGACGATCTCACGCCTGGCAAGCTCCGGGCTTGGTTGCAAACGAATGTCTGGCCGAATTACGGGAATGGTTTATGGCAAGAGCCGTGGTCCACTTTCATGCGGGAATTTGCCGGAGCGATCCAACCCTATGCTCATTACGGCCGCAGCCTCGCACAATGGCAACTCCGCCTCCATCGCTTCTATGACGCGAACAAGTCGACCGCTTCTTCCCACGCCATACTTGAGATGAGGCCACGTGCCTACGATCCGCAGAAAGCCACCCGCATCACGCTCTTTCACGCCCTCCTGACTTACCTGCTGGGCCGGATTTGGTCAGCGGCGAATCCCGCCGATGCCGAGTTCTTCGCCTTGATGGCGAAACTGGGAACGGCGCTTGGCAAGTCTCGGTACCTCGACGGGCATCAGACCGATTGGAGTCAGCAATTCTGGGCCATGGTCTGGGAACGCGGCGGCGGCACTATCCTCGAATAGGGAGCCGTAGCCGCGTGCCGTTACACCTCGACGGCAACCGAATGTCTATCTCGGTCAAAACCAGCCCCCCGAAACCCCGCTTGCAAAGGCGTAGGCGCCCGGTAAGTTCGCCGTCCGTGCCGCGGAGCTCCGTCGGCCGGCCGAGGGCGCGTAGAGCGACCTGGACCGCCCCGCACTCCCAGCCCTCCCGGCCCTCGCAAGATCCGACCGCCCCACCGTGACCCCTGCCGCTCGCCTGCAAGCCACCCTCGATCTCTCGTCCGCCGTCGAGAACGACGCCCGCCCCGCGGATGCCGTCACCGCCGCCTGGGTCCGGACCCGGCGTCATCTCGACGACCGGGACAAGGGCGCCATCCTCGAACGGCTCCACGCGCTCCTGCGCCATCGCGCGCGGCTCGGCTGGTGGCTGGTCCGGCACGGGCAAGAGGACGATCCCCGCAAGCGGCTGCTCGCGTGGCTGACGCTCGGCGAAGGCAGGACGCCCGTCGAGGTCGCGCGCCTGTTCGCTGGCGCGAAGGGCGCGCCGGCCGCCCTGACCGACGGCGAAGGCGCGCTGCTCGCCGCGCTGAAGGGCTGCACGATCGTCCATCCCGCCATGCCCGACGCGATGCGCCTCGAGTGTCCGCCCTGGGCGATCGAGCCGCTGCGGCGGCGCTTCGGGGCGGCCTTCGAGGCCGAGATGGCGGCGCTGCTGACGCCGCCGCCGCTCGACCTTCGCGTCAACCCGATCCAGACGACGCGCGAGGCCGTGCTGGCCGAACTGAAGGGCCTCGGTCTGCCGGCCGAACCCACCAAGCTGTCGCCCGACGGCGTCCGGTTGCCCGAACGCGTCGCCCTGGCGCGCCTGCCCGGGCTGAAGACCGGCGCGATCGAGATCCAGGACGAGGGCTCGCAGCTGGTCGCGTCGCTGGTCGACGCCCGGCCCGGCGAGCGCGTGGTCGACTTCTGCGCCGGCGCCGGCGGCAAGACGCTGGCCATCGCCGCTCGGATGCGGAACAAGGGCCACGTCGTCGCCTGCGACGTCAACGAGGCCCGCCTGAAGCGCTGTGCCGAGCGTCTCCGCGCCGCCGGCCTGCACAATGCCGAGACCCGGCTCCTCGCCGGCGAGACCGACCGCTGGGTCAAGCGCCACAAGGGCGGCTTCGACCGCGTCCTGGTCGACGCACCCTGCAGCGGCACCGGCACGTGGCGGCGCAATCCGGACGCCCGCTGGCGCGCGCCGGAGGACGAGGGCCTCGCCGGCCTCGTGGCCCTGCAAGGCCGGATCCTCGCCAGCGCCGCCCGCCTCGTCAGGCCCGGCGGCCGCCTCGTCTACGCCACCTGCTCGCTGCTCCCCGAGGAGAACGAGCAGCAGGTCGCCGCCTTCCTCGCCGCGCACCCGGCCTTCGCCGTCGTGCCCCTCCGCGAAGCCGCGCCGCAGCTGACGACCTCGGCCCACCCGGACCACCTGTCGCTGACCCCGGCCCGCCACGACACCGACGGCTTCTTCGCCGCCGTGCTGCGGCGCGAGGGCCCGCCGGAGCCGGTCGCGGAAGACTAGCTCTCCCTCACCGCTTCGGCAGCGGAACACCCTTGGTTGTGAACGTTCCCGCCTTGAAGCCGGGCCGCACCGGGCGCTTCTTGTCGCCGGGGCGGGCCGTGCCGATCGGCTGGTTGGCCGGGATCAGCTGGTCCGGGCGCGGCCCGATCAGGTCGGCGCGGCCCATCGCCTTCAGCGCCTCGCGCAGCAGCGGCCAGTTCTCGGGGTCGTGGTAGCGCAGGAACGCCTTGTGCAGACGCCGCTGCCGGCCGCCGCGCACGGTCTCGACCGTCTCCGTCGCGCCGCGCCGGACGCCTTTCAGCGTGTTGACGCCGGTGTGGTACATCGCCGTCGCCGTCGCCATCGGCGAGGGCAGGAAAGTCTGAACCTGATCGGCCCGGTAGCGGTTCTTCTTCAACCAGAGCGCCAGCTGCAGCATGTCCTCGTCGGTCGTGCCGGGATGGGCCGCGATGAAATACGGGATCAGGTAATACTTCTTGCCTGCCGCCTTCGCCGCCTCGTCGAACATCTCCTTGAAGCGGTCGTAGGTGCCGATGCCCGGCTTCATCATCACGTCGAGCGGTCCGCGCTCGGTGTGTTCGGGCGCGATCTTCAGGTAGCCGCCGACGTGGTGGGTGACGAGCTCCTTGACGTATTCCGGGCTCTTCACCGCGAGGTCGTAGCGCACGCCGGAGGCGACCATCACCTTCTTGACGCCCTTGACCTCGCGCACCTTGCGGTAGAGCCGGATCAGGTCGTCGTGGGACGTGTTGAGGTTCGGGCAGATGTCCGGGAACACGCAGGACGGCAGCCGGCAGGCCGCCTCGATCTTCGGATCCTTGCACGCCATCCGGTACATGTTGGCGGTGGGGCCGCCGATGTCCGAGATCACGCCGGAAAAGCCCGGGGTCTTGTCGCGGATCTTCTCGATCTCGCGCAGGATCGAGCCCTCGGAGCGGTTCTGGATGATGCGGCCCTCGTGCTCGGTGATCGAACAGAAGGTGCAGCCGCCGAAGCAGCCGCGCATCACCGTCACCGAGAACTTGATCATCTCCCAGGCCGGGATCTTCGCGTCGCCGTAGGAGG contains:
- a CDS encoding HTH-like domain-containing protein, giving the protein MTIDEAAAELARMHRLAGPSREQAVAIHLFGIVYAREIAGMLIREFGLFSFFFHVSFVFAAQFTLMQDTIVLREYRGQFTG
- a CDS encoding RsmB/NOP family class I SAM-dependent RNA methyltransferase produces the protein MTPAARLQATLDLSSAVENDARPADAVTAAWVRTRRHLDDRDKGAILERLHALLRHRARLGWWLVRHGQEDDPRKRLLAWLTLGEGRTPVEVARLFAGAKGAPAALTDGEGALLAALKGCTIVHPAMPDAMRLECPPWAIEPLRRRFGAAFEAEMAALLTPPPLDLRVNPIQTTREAVLAELKGLGLPAEPTKLSPDGVRLPERVALARLPGLKTGAIEIQDEGSQLVASLVDARPGERVVDFCAGAGGKTLAIAARMRNKGHVVACDVNEARLKRCAERLRAAGLHNAETRLLAGETDRWVKRHKGGFDRVLVDAPCSGTGTWRRNPDARWRAPEDEGLAGLVALQGRILASAARLVRPGGRLVYATCSLLPEENEQQVAAFLAAHPAFAVVPLREAAPQLTTSAHPDHLSLTPARHDTDGFFAAVLRREGPPEPVAED
- a CDS encoding YgiQ family radical SAM protein, with protein sequence MDTLRNPVAPLSTRGSSGGRAAPFLPMSKPEMAALGWDACDVVLVTGDAYVDHPSFGMAIIGRLLESQGYRVGIISQPDWQSAEPFKALGRPRLFFGVTGGNLDSMVNRYTSDRRLRHDDAYTAGGEGGKRPDRCTIVYTQRCREAYKDVPVILGGIEASLRRIAHYDYWSEKVRRSILADAKADLLLYGNAERAVVEVANRLAAGEKPRDLHSIRGVALFRPVPEGFTELHADDLDSADEGAARKPGDTVIRLPSYEQVETDKEAYARASRVLHREANPGNARPLVQRHGDRDLWLNPPPIPLTSDEMDAVYDLPYARAPHPSYGDAKIPAWEMIKFSVTVMRGCFGGCTFCSITEHEGRIIQNRSEGSILREIEKIRDKTPGFSGVISDIGGPTANMYRMACKDPKIEAACRLPSCVFPDICPNLNTSHDDLIRLYRKVREVKGVKKVMVASGVRYDLAVKSPEYVKELVTHHVGGYLKIAPEHTERGPLDVMMKPGIGTYDRFKEMFDEAAKAAGKKYYLIPYFIAAHPGTTDEDMLQLALWLKKNRYRADQVQTFLPSPMATATAMYHTGVNTLKGVRRGATETVETVRGGRQRRLHKAFLRYHDPENWPLLREALKAMGRADLIGPRPDQLIPANQPIGTARPGDKKRPVRPGFKAGTFTTKGVPLPKR